A window of Pecten maximus chromosome 12, xPecMax1.1, whole genome shotgun sequence genomic DNA:
tttgtaacaatgtatttatttggTTTTTAATGCTTTAAGAAGTAGCAAACATATGAATGTGTGTATTGTTGAATTCAAGGAATCCAAGGCTTACTTTCAAGTATGACCTATTTTCAAAGCCGCATATTTTCAAGATACATTTGACTGCAAGAAATCCAAGGCTTACTTTCAAGACGGGCCTATTTTCGATTCAGGCTTATTATCGAGATTTTAGGGTATTCACAAATAATGAATGGCAAAATTTTTGGATTTTTCCAAAACATACAGACTTTTGATGAGGCTATGATGTGTTTTAACACagttattaaataaaattgaatgtTTATCTCGAAACTTTCCCATACCTTTTCAGCGTGGTGTTTTGTTCTCGTTTCATCAACAACAGGGCCACTATCATATAGTATAGAAGCTATATCTCTATATCTATAACAAAGACAAATTATGATCGATttgaaacaataataaaatgCCTTCTGTTATGTTATGCAATGCCAAAAGTTCTACGTCATTTTCACCCTCCAAAATTTTGAGCTTCTAATTTTTTCTTTTAGATTCGAAgtgaataaatatttttaaaattgcATCCCGAGTAACTCCTATCGTACGCTAACACTGTATTTTGTTGGTAATTTTCGGTcttgtaaacaaacattttcaGAACGCTGTTATAACGACCATTTTTTAaattagatatatctctataccgtaGATGGCAGATGGTATATTTTTGAGTGAAACACAGGGCGATGTAGTATCTTTAAATCTGCAGCCAGGGTTCCTGTCCTGGGCGGATATACATGTGAAACTGATTCGTCCAAgagaaggtttttttttgttttcattttgtaataCAGATGTTTTTACGAGGGCGTTGTGCCGTCATGGTTTGTTGAAAAGCATATACACTCGAATGGTTTATTGACCATAAGTACATGGGTATTAACCAATAACAGCCTAATAAATCTAAAAGACCTGAGTATCGCCCATGGATGTTCCCATTAGTTTGGCCTCTCCATATAGGTGTTTTCTGTAAATTCTAACTTCATTATGATATACTAGGAGGATAACTCAAAGTTTCCAATTTATCTGTTGTTTCAGGGTTGTCAAGTTCGTTCGAGTTACTAATAAAAAAAGCCTTTGTCAGCGCGCTAACGGCTTTGTTCCTCCAGGGATTCGGATAAAACTTCAGACACCTAAGGACCGTAATAGCTAGCGGGGGCGGGTTTGGGACATACATTGCTAGCAATACTCAGTATGCTTGTATTTTTATCCTTTCAAACGAATTAAGATCAATCGAAAGTCctcaattaataaaataatcGAATAATCAATTAGcatttatatacacaatgtataaaGGTTTTTCCCTGCCAATTGATGTGGAACTAAAGGAACGGAAGCAATATTAAAACTCGTTTATCGTTTAACGTTTTACTAGTCATCGTGCATGGTAAACTACCATGTAAAGCAGCTCATTGTGCGTTGTATGCTATGTTACACGTCACTTACGTAGAAAAGGTATGTTGTACCGTAATGTAAAGGAAGAAAAAGCGCCCATTAACGTGTTATGATGGCTGGGAGCTGTCGTCTGCTATGACAAGTGTAGCATCGTTTGTAAGCAGGCCTATTCACCTCTTGACAGGTGAACCCTCCGGCGCCACTGCCGAGGAGATTTTAGAAACAAAAGATCGAGACACACATAAGAGGTAAGTCGGTATTTTTATCGTATTTTCTTCTGTTTCtctttaaaattgatattttaagtgCATGTTTAAATTTCTACATTACTATCTTCCAACTAAgtgaatatatttatttgtttttctgtttttaataATATAATCTGACAGAACAGCTCGTTTGAACAAGGCGACCGAGTATGGCCGTGTGTCAATGTTCCTATTCCAGAATACCGTGAGCTACTcaaatttatcaaacaaaaactGCTGACCAAGATTTATTCTAAGGCCATACTCTCTGTTATTAATCATTTAGGTGTTACgttttcattataattatgttaACATCTACACTGTGTGCTACCATAAATAATATGGCTGACTTATCAACATAGAAATAACATTTACTGCTATTGCAGTACATCCGATCCCCGTTATTCTGGTCAAATTCTTTCAGGAGCAAAAaaggttatatatgtatttgtagcATATCATCACATATGGTATAAGTACTTAATTTTGCCAAGCAGTATAAGTTTATGTGTTTGTTTTCAATGGTACCTATGGTATTAACTAGCTAACGATTGATGTCGATAAACGCTAGCTCGTTGAGACAGGTGATGGctgacatgtatacatatacatgcatTGGTATTTCAGGTAGttgttttcattcatttgaTTAATAGCACGGTAAATATGCACTTAGCggtgttttgaaaaaaaaaaaaaaaatctttttatcagaaattatgAAATGTACTGGATTATTGGTCTTCTGCACAACCCCAtgcagattttgacatttcttttgagTTTTGACCTATTTTAAGTTCTATGGTCGCCTCCTACATACAATCTTTGTATGTCCACTATGGGACGTTATGATATCACTGACGAggcctagaaggacggaacagttgTGTGATTCAGTTGGATTCATTTTTGGCTCTGCGATATCTAAACCCCCAATTTGttttgtatgatgataatgtttgtcATCTTTTCTACAATTTTTAAGGCTCATTGATCTAATTTTCTATTAAAGATTAATAAAAATAgcatatttatgtttacatgGTTATCAAAAACGCAACAATCTGGTTAAGTAACTCTAATCTAGACAGAATACATTTTTCAGAATGATTTTATTGAACAATCATAAACGATAttggaaaacaaacaaatggctatataaacattttccccAACTTAGGCCAGGTATTTGTTTTGGACACAAGACATGGGGAAAATGAAATTGCATCATACAGATGGTTAATTCTTCTCGGGTATATGATGCTAGGTGTTGATAGTGGGAAAATGGAGAATACAGTAGAAGATATAGTTTATGATGAACATATTCAGGCATACAATAATATTACGTCCGAGAAGAACAGGTTCACCATGTCAATTAGTAGAGATTAATGTTTTCAATTACTAAAAAAGTATATTATTGTACGGAGGAAATGCAAAAATTACCCCATCAGCCACCATAGGATTGGACAAAAGATACACAAGGAAATGTCACAAAACAAATTTAGTAATATGTGTCACTGGTGTATAGGGGATATAGGACTGTACCAAACAGCTGTTTTAGTCCTCATGACGTGTCAGTGATGCTATAGGGGTCAAAGGTGTGGACATCTAGAAAGGGACGTCAGCTTAGATCAAAGCATACCTATTGACATGAACTTTGAAAACTGTAACAGGTCATACCAACTTGGTACTGACTAGTAAACGTAGGGAACGAGGGAAACGTATATACTGTgtgatgtatatgtatgttatattgtaaagaCAGTTCCAATAAGCTAAGTTTGTCAAATTACATCTTAGAAGGATTGTTCAAAAGATAaacaagatattaacacctttcaCTACCGTGTAGAGTCAGATacaatatagcaaaataaaaattggatgaaaacaataaataaagataaataaaaaaaagataaataaattaataaaaaaaaataaaataaaataaataaataacagcAATAAAAGATGATAAGGATAAAACGAATTAACTTCATCTTACAACTGTTTCTTCCCACGAGGACTCCACATGGATTTTAAGGGACTAGAATATTGATACCTAGGAGGTGAAGAAGGAAATAAATAGGTTGTATAAATCTTGATGGAAAGATTGATAAATTGATATTgagaatatcaaaataagcaTGCATTTTAATTATTGTTgatgcattcataacttcacACACAATATAATCTTAGTTAACcagtattatttatatataaacatgtactttAAGTTTTCTTTATAtccattactgtataatataaaatgttctTGTGCTCTTTCTTTCGTGGTTTGGAGCTTTTGAATTATTTGGTGGGTATAAATTTTGGTGGCACCGGCAACAATaatataccaattatacatacaactatgatataacaatcatacacacaacaaaaatataccaattataCAAAGAAAAATATTCGTTGTATTTATATTCGTGGTTCCTTGGCAACAGCGAGAACATcaaaagtttatacacaacaaataatacattttatacagtattgaAAATTATGGACATTATTGAAATCATGGGTTTATTGTACCTCCATATCaacatttgatatttctttggGTCCTAGAAAAGACAGTTTTATCACGCAGTAAATTcatttggctctactgtatctatatcTCAGTCTGACTTGAAAAGTGTTGATATCTTATGTGTGCATTGGACAATGCTTTTAACCCACCACTAACCCACATCCTCAATCGCAATCCCTACCCCATTCCCTATTTTGTCTAGGTTTTCAAGGAACTTAATATAACATGATGCGATGTGCTTATTGCCTTACATAGTTATAGTTATTTTCCAGTACAGGAGCAGAATAAGTTCCTCTACACTGGACTTTATAAGTATTCTACAATTTATGTTTGAAGTTTATTTATAGTTATGGCTGcattattattatacaaaatttCCTGATTTttccaaatttcatcaaatctATTTTTGAAGGTGTTTATATTTTTAGCAGTTATAACAGGATTCGGAAGCAATTCCAATGGCGAAGGTTTTGCTTCTCAGCGTAGTCATTGATTGCTGCGGAAATAGCATCTTTGAGTTTCCTCGGCCGCTGCGCCGTTTTGCCACTTCTTTCCATAGTTTTATAAAACCGAAGGATTCTTTGTCATATATACCGCTTAACATTTTTTAAAGTTCGAGCATATCTCCTCTCACCCGTCCGTACGATACTGTTGGAAGTTTTAATTTCCTAAGCCTTTCTGTATATGATAGGTCGCTCATTCCTGGTAAACATTTGGTTGCTCTTCGTTGTACTGCCTCTTATCTATCAATATCGTTTACCTTCCACGAAGCCAAAACAGAACTAGCGTAGTCCAACTGTGATCATACCAAACTTTTGTAAAGCAAAGGAAACGTTTTATTATCCATGAAACTAAATGTTCTTAAAAGTCCAAAATATTGGTTAGCCTTATTAACTTTCTCACTGATCTTTCAAAGATAAGCTCTGTATCTACCGTTACGCCAATATCCTTTCACTTGTCTGATTTTCCTAGTAatttgtatgatgtattgtatttcatgtagatgtatcgtatataacattgtaatgaaatatatactatactggTATAACACATTTATCATGATTAGATAAAGGGACAATGacattttatgattttgataattttgtcaCGAACAACTGATAAAATGTTTAAGCCACTAATCACTAATCGTTTAGTGGATGTCATCTTTTCTTTAACATGACAGTTAAATGGATATAGCATGTCGCCCTATATGCCAAATGGAAATGTCAGTTAAAATGTGGTTCTCTTCATAAAtattaacatgaaaaatatacaataaaacgtCTTGTCATAATTTACTGATGTATTCGTATATCGTTTTTTggttttaaacaaataattaatttatgaAACGTCTGTAAGGTATTAAAAACGCATATCCGCGTGGTGGTCCACATTGAAATCCTAACGGAAATGGTGACGACCGGTATTTGTAATAATTACTCTTTAGACATACTAATGCTGTTTTGTCCTGGTatgattcgtcagtgatgtaagggacatcatacagctgttttgttcttGTAGGACACGTCAGggatgttagggatatcatatagctgttttgttcttctgtatctcatcagtgatgttagtgacatcaaacagatgttttgtccttctgtgtctcgtcagtgatgctagggacatcatacagctgttttattcTTCTGTGTCTCGTCAGTGATtataggggcatcatacagctgttttgtccttgtatgactcgtcattgatattagggacatcatacagatgttttatCCTTCTgtgtctcgtcagtgatgatacggacatcatacagttgttttgttcttttaggactcgtcagtgatgataaggAAATCATACGTCTGTTTtatccttctatgactcgtcgaTGATGCTAgttacatcatacagctgtcttattacaaaaatatatttgcaaTACCTTTATTTAAAATGACATACTTAGCTATAATATTCTGTCTGATATTCTTCAGCTATCACTAAGTTCCTATTTAGATATGTTACTCACTCGTGTGTATTTGGTACAACCCTTTGGGATTCCTCTGTGGTAAGCCCTGCTGGTAGCTTAATGCCCCAAGTTTCGCCGTTACCCTTTAACGTCTCATTTCTTATGAAAGTCATTATAGGTTcagaatatacacatgtatgataataaaatatccAAAATATACCTAATTGATTAATTTACCTCGTTAGTGTATCGTCCGTTCTAAGAATGACCATTTTATGATCACTTTTATATTCCTATGTTCGTTTCTTGATTTCTACACTTTAATTTCCGACATCAGACTTgcctaaaaggacaaaacagctgtatgacgtaTTATTTACGAGTCATAGAAGGGCAAAGACAGCTGTATTATGTTgctagcatcactgacgggcCCTAAAAGGTCAAAACAGCTCTTCGATGTCCCTATAATCACTTactagtcctagaaggacaacacaaataaatgatgtccctgacatcactgacgagtcctaaaaggacaaaacagctgtatgctgtCCCTAGCATCAATGATGAGTCCAAAAAGGACAAAACCGCTGTATGCTGTCCTTGGCATCACTGACGGGTGTCccaagcatcactgacgaacCCTAAAGGATGTGATGTTTAACGATTATTCTAAGCAGTTGCATGTCTGTTTTACAGTCCTATgaattaaatacatataaataaaacgACATGCCACCACTAGCGTGAATTGGACAATTTGACCTGCCTATATTAAAACAAGCCTATACATTTCCCTTTTTACTGGTGTCTATGTATACTGCTTTGCTAATGTACAATTGAGGTAATGTAAAttgttaatataaatgttaattttactATAGATgctaattttaattaattgttttgtataattaatatgtaagCCATAACGAGTTAACAAATCACAGAAATGAATATTGTGTAGATCACTAGGTCACGTGCTATCTGGAGTGTAACTAGTCTGTCCACAAAGATGATTGATGGCACATTAAATGACATACACTTCCTTTTAACCTTTTTACCTGTTGATCCCTGTCGTGTAGAATCTTATAAACAGTTGCCCGAGTTACGTCTCTTGTTTAACTAAACACTTTCCCCCCAAAAGTACGCACTGCGGCTTTCTTTAACCATTATCGTCACAGAAACAATACAATCTGGTAATGGTATTTAGTTGGCAggttataaacaaaattaatcttttaaaaaatgtatcaaaacacGTATCATAACAAGCCCAAAGCCAAGCACAATTCAATGCAATGGTTTGTGGTTTTAAGTGCTAATTGCAAGATGCAAAAGGacatgtacatttttcattCCCGTCAAAGTTGTCGTAAAATTTCTTCTGTGTCATATTTGTACTAACAATTGCAGATAAAGACAACGATTAGTTGGCGGAAAACAATCGTCCATATCTCCTTTATTACGGAcaaaatgttacaatgaaaaATGTAAGGTATCtgttaaattcatttattcacCTTGAGAGTCTTTTCACTGgaaactaaaaaatatatttttaacgTGACAACCCTAGATTATGTCTTTCTTTGGCTTTAAGATTATTACTCAAGTTCGACAGATACCATACATATATGTCTGAAAGCTCCGATATGAATATTTTGTCAAACTTCCTATAATCCGTTATGTATTCAACGTTATTTGATGTTAAAAATATAGGAAATAACCATTGAAATGAAAAGTAAATTCAAAACCACCGATACCGTCATACTTCAACATGATAAAAATACCTGTatctattttctgttttatttttccaGATTTGAACACCATGAGACTAACCCATTCATCCCTAACATGGCTGGCATTAGCAGCAGTTACCTTGGTAGTGGTAGAAGCACAGAGTAAGTTATCAATTTCTGATGGGAAACGTTTATTACagaaccaaaccaaacatgaaTTATTAAATATCACAATTACAAAAAGTTTCAGGGggaataaaacaaattatctaaagatgttttaaaacaaGTTTAAGTTACGTTTCAAACTATGTCCAGAGATTTCGGTAAGTGATATCAGAGTTTGAAAATTTAAGCAAGTGTCCGTTAAAAAGTGCCGTTTTCAAAGAACAATTAAGTGATTTATGTAGATGTTAAGTATAGATTTACGAAGACTATCAGTTAAGATAGTAAACTATGGATATATTCTGACATTATAAAGTATCGATTTAGTATTCGAAATGTGTTTTAGACTACACATAAACGTAATCTACAAATCATTATCCACTTCTTTAATGATTTGTAGTGCTgatattttaccaaatttgataatacattgtacatacatttatacttACTTCAATTTGTCTTTTTTCAGGGGAATGCATCAAATATCTCAGTAGTGCGGAGGGCTTATTTAAAAAGCCATTCTATATGAAGTCCCATTACCAAAATTCTATGATTACCAATGTGACATTGATCGAACGTCATTCTTACTACAAATGTGAGCCAGCTGAGGATAAGTATGGTATCGACAGTACTGGGAAGGAATGGTGGGTGTTCAGGGGGTGTGGAGGAGTGTTCGACATTGAGGAGTGTACAGAGGGAGGCTCGCTCCAACTCAAGGTCAAGGAGGAAATACCTGCCGAACAGAGAGATATGGAAAAGAAAACCATGCAGGAATTTGGAGTTTTACAGGTGTGAAAATCACAATTCCTTTAATACATATACTTCTGTTGAAGAAAGAGAGAAAACTATTGGTCATTTTCCGATTATTATTATTAGGATtctataaatgatatataagtAACTAGACTCTTTAAATACATTCTTTACGCCACAGTCAAAGATCAGACTGGAATGTGGATTTTAatatctgattttaattaggtTGCTTTGAATTTGAAATCAGTTTAAAAACAGTGAAAGTGAGAGCTGAATTAAAACTTAAAACTTTGCCATATAACTGTCTCGTCCTTCTTTGGCTTGGCAGTGATACTAGAGACGAAAGTGTAGGGGAAAATCATCGATCAATTTTTGTAACAAGAC
This region includes:
- the LOC117339335 gene encoding uncharacterized protein LOC117339335 isoform X1, producing the protein MRLTHSSLTWLALAAVTLVVVEAQRECIKYLSSAEGLFKKPFYMKSHYQNSMITNVTLIERHSYYKCEPAEDKYGIDSTGKEWWVFRGCGGVFDIEECTEGGSLQLKVKEEIPAEQRDMEKKTMQEFGVLQTSAEIKDFEGSHQLLILQDGDE
- the LOC117339335 gene encoding uncharacterized protein LOC117339335 isoform X2, which encodes MRLTHSSLTWLALAAVTLVVVEAQRECIKYLSSAEGLFKKPFYMKSHYQNSMITNVTLIERHSYYKCEPAEDKYGIDSTGKEWWVFRGCGGVFDIEECTEGGSLQLKVKEEIPAEQRDMEKKTMQEFGVLQREVTNF
- the LOC117339335 gene encoding uncharacterized protein LOC117339335 isoform X3, translating into MRLTHSSLTWLALAAVTLVVVEAQRECIKYLSSAEGLFKKPFYMKSHYQNSMITNVTLIERHSYYKCEPAEDKYGIDSTGKEWWVFRGCGGVFDIEECTEGGSLQLKVKEEIPAEQRDMEKKTMQEFGVLQP